The Prunus dulcis chromosome 3, ALMONDv2, whole genome shotgun sequence genome segment CCCAAGACCTTTCCGAATATACTCATCACTCGTTTCATTAAACAACCTCGCAATTCGAGCTTGAGTGTCTACAGAATTGGTCAGCGTTTGGTCAAGCGCAATACGAGCCAGTCCTTTAACATCAGCTGTAGAACTACGAGGGTCAGATTTTAACGATGACACACATAAGTCGTAATTGGTGGTTTTGTGGCACGTCTCTTGTATAAAATCTGTACTCACTGATCCTCGAGATTGGCTTAGAACAAAGAGAGTGAGACATGCGATGATCCATTTGAGAGATC includes the following:
- the LOC117620845 gene encoding putative invertase inhibitor; its protein translation is MRSLKWIIACLTLFVLSQSRGSVSTDFIQETCHKTTNYDLCVSSLKSDPRSSTADVKGLARIALDQTLTNSVDTQARIARLFNETSDEYIRKGLGTCKDEYDLGVGKITEATKNVILSRFVDARNDVADVADEVNTCEESFSRGGRWRQSPLTDRNNVIVRFAKFTREIIAILG